The following are encoded in a window of Sinorhizobium sojae CCBAU 05684 genomic DNA:
- a CDS encoding AAA family ATPase, which translates to MGRLDADQFRKIRQSPVLFLAYCCVGRALRSQHLLRRGRPTIVVLIAESAINLGIYEAATELFVNGRFPDWTETRPPRALVHSIESKPRNKMPTPGGSDLLRSYGKFPAILVLARHRKDLPIELAAAADAVIDLPRPSAAHIVAARSLLGRNPIRPDTAELLAGNDVVMLAPVVTKFSLTSDHARILRSSASGTAADDAPSLEELPGYRDVKAWARSFAKDLERARSGEITWADLDRGILLHGPPGTGKTLFARALAKMCGIPLIAESVAKWQARGHLGDLLAAMRSTFEKARELQPAIVFLDELDSIGDRTKFSGHHVGYQTQVVNSLLECIDGVDGRQGIVVVAATNFPEAVDRALLRSGRIERHVRMDLPDADERAEILRFHLGATGDDQELRRIAADLKAWSGSDLEKLAREARRLARAARQPAGPAHVAEALPPLQTLPAQIAHRVAVHESGHAVVALALQPGCRASVSMRKQFRTFSSDAPVQGMTRYLDVPGDMETRASMEAHICRMLGGAAAEEVLLGTRSAGAGGGRGSDLHRATSIATRMVCSYGMGRSLSFLMEDDYPGMNWLSGVPATARREIDGILAEQLSRAKAIVRGHLAAVEALAGQLLDRELLQSEDVQAIVRRHAPNRLGKGIAS; encoded by the coding sequence GTGGGAAGGCTTGACGCCGACCAGTTTCGAAAGATCCGCCAGTCGCCGGTGCTTTTCCTGGCATACTGCTGCGTAGGCAGGGCGTTGCGGTCACAGCACCTACTTAGGCGGGGGCGCCCGACCATCGTCGTGCTGATCGCGGAATCGGCGATCAACCTGGGGATCTACGAGGCGGCGACCGAGCTTTTCGTGAACGGCCGCTTCCCGGACTGGACCGAGACGCGCCCTCCCAGGGCGCTGGTCCATTCCATCGAGTCCAAGCCACGGAACAAAATGCCGACGCCGGGAGGGAGTGACCTTCTTCGATCCTACGGGAAGTTTCCTGCGATCCTCGTCCTCGCCAGACACAGAAAGGACCTACCGATAGAACTGGCGGCGGCGGCCGACGCGGTAATCGACCTGCCGCGGCCCTCGGCCGCGCACATCGTGGCGGCCCGGTCGCTGCTCGGCCGAAACCCGATCCGGCCCGACACGGCGGAACTTCTCGCCGGCAACGACGTCGTGATGCTGGCTCCGGTCGTCACGAAATTCAGCCTCACATCGGATCATGCGCGGATCCTCCGCTCCTCCGCGTCTGGCACCGCAGCGGACGACGCACCCAGCCTGGAAGAACTGCCCGGATACAGGGACGTGAAGGCCTGGGCGCGTTCCTTCGCCAAGGACTTGGAGCGTGCGCGGTCAGGCGAGATCACCTGGGCCGATCTCGATCGCGGAATCCTTCTCCACGGCCCCCCCGGAACTGGCAAGACCCTCTTTGCCCGCGCTCTCGCGAAGATGTGCGGCATCCCGCTGATAGCGGAGTCGGTCGCGAAATGGCAGGCCAGGGGACATCTCGGGGATCTCCTTGCGGCGATGAGGTCGACCTTCGAGAAGGCCAGGGAATTGCAGCCGGCGATCGTGTTCCTGGACGAGCTGGATTCGATCGGCGATAGAACGAAATTCTCGGGCCATCATGTCGGCTATCAGACCCAGGTCGTGAACTCGCTCCTGGAATGTATCGACGGCGTCGACGGGAGGCAGGGGATCGTGGTGGTCGCAGCCACCAACTTCCCGGAAGCGGTTGACCGCGCCCTCCTGCGAAGCGGCAGGATCGAACGACATGTCAGAATGGATCTGCCGGATGCGGACGAGCGCGCGGAGATACTGCGTTTCCACCTGGGCGCCACGGGCGACGACCAGGAGCTTCGGAGGATCGCCGCCGACCTCAAGGCATGGAGCGGTTCCGATCTCGAGAAGCTGGCCAGGGAGGCAAGACGACTTGCCAGGGCGGCTCGGCAGCCGGCCGGACCCGCCCACGTCGCCGAGGCGCTGCCACCGCTTCAGACACTTCCTGCGCAAATCGCACACCGCGTGGCGGTCCACGAGAGCGGGCATGCCGTCGTTGCACTTGCGCTCCAGCCGGGCTGCAGGGCAAGCGTCTCGATGCGCAAGCAGTTCAGGACGTTCTCATCCGATGCGCCCGTGCAGGGAATGACGCGGTATCTGGACGTGCCAGGAGACATGGAAACCCGGGCTTCGATGGAAGCGCACATATGCAGGATGCTCGGAGGAGCTGCGGCGGAGGAGGTCCTGCTCGGCACGCGATCTGCCGGCGCGGGCGGAGGCCGCGGCAGCGATCTTCACAGGGCGACCTCGATCGCCACGCGGATGGTTTGCAGCTACGGCATGGGGCGGAGTCTCTCATTCTTGATGGAAGACGACTATCCCGGCATGAACTGGCTCAGCGGAGTTCCCGCGACTGCGAGAAGAGAGATCGACGGCATTCTTGCAGAGCAGTTGTCGCGGGCCAAGGCCATCGTGAGGGGTCATCTCGCTGCGGTCGAGGCCCTGGCAGGGCAACTGCTGGACCGGGAGCTTCTTCAGTCGGAGGACGTGCAGGCGATTGTCCGGCGACATGCGCCGAACCGATTGGGGAAAGGGATCGCCAGCTAG
- a CDS encoding helix-turn-helix transcriptional regulator, with product MDSISEIMRALRGGRALLGLSQEELAELAGVSRQIVVRIEKGESNVLVEAVEKVRTALEASGVAFIDATREHGPGVAMARRPSAEDMVPQGFGEG from the coding sequence ATGGATTCGATCTCTGAAATCATGCGCGCGCTGAGGGGCGGACGCGCGCTGCTGGGCCTCAGCCAGGAGGAACTCGCGGAGCTTGCGGGCGTCAGCCGGCAGATCGTCGTGAGGATCGAAAAGGGCGAGAGCAACGTCCTGGTGGAGGCCGTCGAGAAGGTGCGCACGGCGCTCGAGGCCTCGGGCGTGGCGTTCATCGACGCCACGCGGGAGCACGGTCCGGGCGTCGCCATGGCGCGCCGCCCGTCCGCTGAGGACATGGTTCCTCAAGGATTCGGGGAAGGCTAG